The nucleotide window TTGCAAAAAGTCATGTTGAGCACTTTGCATGCTTTCTCTAATACATGAAGAGATGTTTCAATCATGAAGGCCGTATTAGACACTTTAATTGATTAGGTCACACCATGTGCTCGGAGGTACTTCGGTTGTGATCTTGCGTCTTCCTCCATGGCAGCCTCACCATGCCTTGGATGCTCCTCTGTGGTGATCTTGTGTCTTCCTCCTCCATCGTGTAATCGACTTGGTGCAAGTAAGGCAATCTGCTTGGATCGTGCAATGATCGGCTTTATTAGATGCAGTGGCGTTGATGGCATGATCAACATGAGGGTGCAGTGGACTCGAGAAAAGGGGGTTACAGTAATGTGAGAACATAATCAACTTGAGAATGAATGGTCGACTTGAAGGCACAACCAAAATAAGGACATGGCTGACTGCCTTGAAAGCACGACCAACATGAAGAAATGGCCAGCATAGAAGAACACAATCAGTGTGAAATACGACTGACATGAGGATGTGACTGTCTTGATAACACGAACGATCAACTTGAAGATGCAATTGACTTGAGTCAGACATGTCCAATGTGATCAAGTTATGACCCAACATAGAACACAACCAATTGAAAATACGACTGACATTACGCTGTGACTACCGTGGTATCAAGAACAAGTCAGATGCGAATGACTGACatgtccaatgtgatcatggccgATCTAACGATGTGATTGACTACATCATATAGTTGGTTACATTTAGTATCTCGATCCTTACATTTTAAAAGTTAGAttgatattcttataattatgaaaataaaacatcTAGATCAATTTATCATTACGCACTCGGTCTTaacaacaaaaacataaaaataaagaataaataaataattttaacgttttaaTTGATGATGACGAATGACGTCAGTGGTGACGAACGATGATGATATCGCTAGGAGATAAGACCGCTCTATATTTACGTTGATATAATTGTCGAGTGACGAAAAGACTACTCGATATTTATATCAATACAAACGCAAATGTAGAGCGATGAAAAGATTACTAATACAGATACCGAGCGATCATTTCACAACTCGATAACTACATCAATGTTGATACAAATATAGAACAGCTCTTACCTCTTATCgtcactctcctcatccacaaccttAATGACAATGTCGCTCACCAACAtcgactaaaacattaaaattatctatttatcttttattttttatatttttattgatgaaaCCGATAACATTACGATAAATAGacctaaatgttttactttcgtaattataagAATACCACTTTTAACTACAAGGAATAATCTTAACTCTCAACTTGACAATAATTATTTTAAGTGCCCAAGCACAACCGACTTGAGGATGTAGCCACCTTAACATCATGATATCCATCTTGAAGATGAGGCCAATATGAAAAAGCAATCAATAGACCATCTTGATGGCACGGTTGACTTGACGATGATTGTGCTATTCACCATCCAACAATCCAAACGATTAATCATGCTCACAAGACAACAAACATATTTACAAGAACAAAAGTATTGATAATGAAATACAAACATTACatgtacttttttttttccttttttctcctCCAAAATGTGCAAAATAGAAACTATTGCTAAAAAGTTATGAATAATAAATCAGGAACAAAATTAAAACATTCAGACAGAAAATGTTGCTCCACTATAGCAAGTAATAACCTGcgattaaaagagaagaaagatgggGTTGTAGCTAACAACAAACATTAGTATTTATCAGACATAGTAATCTACCTTCTGCCTGTTTAACCATATTCAAATATGGATATAACATTGGCAGGTCCAATTACCCTTTCTGCGTCATTCGCCTCAGATATCCGCTTTTCCTAGTCCTTTGCTTTGCCAAATGTTTATATAACCACATAGCTGACATTTTACAGAAAGGGTAAGGCTTACATCTGGTCCCTCTCATAAACTTCATCGACAAAGACGGCATGCTCTTTCCAGGGACTGTTCTCCTCGATAACTTATTGTTAGCAGAGTTACATTTCTTGACAAATAATGCAATAAAGAACCCTTCCGTGGCTTCTGCTGGATCAGTCCTAAGCAAGTGTTCAGCTGAGACCAAAACAAAGAAAGAAGCATTTTAAGCATAATATCATAATGACATGATTCAAAAGACCTACAAAACTTGATGAGAGCTTCCTTGTTGGTGTACTGTACTCACCACCTTCAAAGACTGGCAGGCCACGGTGAGGCCACTGTGGGAAAGGAGTTGCAAGTTCAAAGTTGAGCGATGTTGCAAGAGGGAGGACTGATTTAATTACATCCTCATTCTCGGTTTGATGAACTGAGCATGTGCTATACACAACACGTTCAACTGCAGGAACTGTGAAAGAGAAGTAAGCTGGTCTCTCAACCAATAGGGAAAATAATGATCCTACTGGAAAAAGAAATTACCAAAAAATAATCAATATGAAATTCTGATATTTATTCACATAAATAGTGACGATGCCTAAGGTAACCTCATTTAACTGGTGGTTTTATAGTATCTCCTTCCAATAAAATCAAGCAGTACAGCCATAAAATCTTCAAAGTAATATTCTCAGATAAGTTATTATGTCCTTAATGAAATCAATCAAGCTGCAAACAAGCTTGCAGTTGGTTATTCCATCACTTCTACAGTCCTGCATATCAAAGTGCTTCCAACGACACAAGCAAAATCATAATAATTTTGTCAAATGCCAGAAACACTACAGTGACAAGGATGAAATTTGTAGATCTTACAAAGAATATAGAGTATGATAAAAATGCAGTTAACATATTGTGGAGGATCCATACAAAAAACCCTTGAAGCTTGAACTGAATAAGAAGACAAAATCTGCATTGACGATTATATAAGCTCATATCTGACTATGATCCCTTCAAATCCAACCAAGATCCTTGTTGATTAGATCCGATCAAGATTTCTTAAATCTAGTCTATGTCCGTGTCAATCCAGTCAAACTGCATAGTTATTAAATAAAAACCAATGAAGTACATTCAGTATCGTACAATAATATTTGAATCCTTGGTTATCTCAAACTATACATGGAAATTTCAAACCTTGGATCAACCATAAGGGTAGTGATTTGCTTTGTCTTTAAGACAGGACAAATTAGGAGCTATTATTTCACCATACAAATTTTTTGTTCTCATGAATTTACAAGGATcattgtatgtgtgtgtgtgtgtgtgtgtgtgtgtatatcatCTAGTAGGGGCTTCCAGACCCCTATTACAGAATTTTGAAGCATCCGGATCAACTACAAAAATTCCAAGCCCCCTATTCTAAACATGGCAAATACTACTATTACTATTAGGTATTCAAAACAGTGATAATGAGGAAATGCTAGAAATATAGATGCATTTTAGAATGATATGATGGGTGACAGAATCCAAAGACTATgatttaataaaagaaaaaaagcaaaagATTCAACTTTATGTTTTTGTTGAAGCAACATACAAGACAGTGCATGCAAAAGAGCCTTTCTTTGAAAAGCAGCGAGCTTTTTTACTCTCTCACTGTTGCAAGCATCAGCATCATCACCTaattaacaataaaaaaaaaatctgacaaACACCACATatagaaaaaatataaatcaatgtgtaaaagtaaaaaaatgtAAAGAATATAAGCTTGGTTCCTGCTGATAATCCACCACAAGAGTAAAAGTACACTCAATCATTTCTTCCGTTTTAATTCCCGCTTCGAGATTAAGACAATGAAACAAACTCTAGCATAAAATAATAAATGACAATGACAGTCAAGAAGACTCAATATTTACTTCCATGAGTTACAGGAACTTCTCCTGACAGTTAGACAAGGCATTGGTATTTTTTTCCTACTGGTGCTGAAGCACTCATCTTGGTTCATGGTGGTCTCTATTATCTTTGTACTTTGGGATTTGTGAGAGGAAGCTCAGTGGAGTACCAGACGGACATCAAAAACTTCATCTTTTATAATCTTCTGCATATTCTCCTTCTGTAATTGGATTATTGGTAGTAAGTGGTTTTTGAACAAAAACCGATTCTAGGTTGAAATATAAATGGAGATCAGGCAGGGTCTTCTTTGCAATAAACCCCTCAAGGAGAGGGGTTATATATAAAAATCCTGAAAAAATGTTATACTCATAATATTGTTACTGTTTGtttaatgtttattttttttaattaaggtaAACAACCTTAGGACTATATACATATTTTTGTACATTATGGATGACAAAGACTTCTATAAaataagatccaaattaattaagTTATTTATAAATTAAACAATTTAAATCTTAAATTTAGAATAGGACTAATTCTGGCTTTTAGCTTTAGACTAATTCTGGTTTCCATGTATTGAGGTTTCGACATGAGTTTACTGCTAACATATCCTGGAACTTGACATCTAATAGTAATTTCCTTAATAAAAAGTAGAATAATGTAGACTTACGATGCATGCAATTCTGTGAACCAAAATAGCCACAATTAGGATTCCTAAACATGATAGGGAAGCTTAAGGTTGTGAAGATAGACTAAAAAGAGGTAAATGTTACATAAATTCCTCATTTTCAGTTGAGGTAATTTTCACATAATTTTGCAAATTTTCAAGTGCATTGAGAAAACAAACAAGAATCTTTACAATCAATGATGCAATTCAACTCCCTATGTTGAAAATATTGCCCTATTAATGGTTACCTTTTTTGTATGATGGAAGAAGGTAATCTAATCTTTCAGCTGAAATTCCAGATCCAGAGCATGAAGGATCCAACAGAATAGCGCGAACCTGCATACACCACCACCAAATATACAAAATTGTATTGTATGAAACAACTTTTGGCATATTGATATTTTGTAACTAAGTTGATCATATGGTTTAGTTTGGCCAGCTTTGACCAGGATGGACTGAATAAGGGTGATCTAAATTTAATGAACTAAACATCTTAGCCAAGGTTGTAATAAGTGAGTCATAAATGCTATCTTTGGGATTTAAGTCTGGATGAACTACTTTGTTCTCATTTGATACATGACTATATGATTTCCCCCAAAAAGCAAATAAAAAACCTGAGAAATTTCAATTACCTGAAACCATTAAATAACCTAAGTGATACTAGAAAAAGTTTTCAAGTACCTCTTTGAACACAGGGTCACTGGAATTTATGTCCAAAAAGTCGCCATTAACAATGTCCACATCTTTGGATCAAGTTAAGGAATAACAATTAGGCCTTTTGCAACAATAGTCAAATTGAATTATATATAATCATGTATTTTATAACATAAATAACATACCAATGTTTAAGTAATTTTTCAAGTTAAATGCTGCAGATCAAACACTAATGACTCGTCGAACAAAAGAAAGTATCAATCCTTGAGGAAAAAAACAAGAAACTTGAGCAATACTTTGAATCTATGAAATTGACATCCTTACTCAGAACATGAAATTAGTAATGTCATTTCTTCAATGCATTGTTCAATGCACTTGTGCTACCACAGTGCTACATATAGAATAGATCAATAATTTAAGCAATAACTACAATACGAAGCACATATTAGTTTGACAAAATCTATATTTTCTTAGGAGCCTATGAATGACAAAATGTTCATTGAACTTTTATGTCTTTTGTTTTGGCCAGTCTCATGGCTGGCTTGTAGAAACAAATACTTCTCCCACCTGCCACTGTGATTGTATGCACATCAGAGGGAAGTTGTACAGCTTATATATTATATGTCATATGGTTATGCCTGTTATAATGGATCTTTATCATGATTGGAGAATAAACTGTTCTTCTTAATAAGAAGTGGAACTGCCAATTATTGCTATAATACTCGCCAATGACTGCCCCTTTAAGAGTCAGATCAGTAGGTTACGGTAGGTGCTCCGGTTTTGAACCAGACCGCAAGTTAAGATTGGCCTccagtttgagagaaatgaagcttATAGAGTGGGATCAAGAGTTTGTGTAAGAAATGGGGAAAAAACAGTTTAGGATCTTGAGAGGAATGAAAAGGAGCCAAAGAGGGGTTTAAAAAGGCTCCCAAATTCCCTTAAATGAGTCTTCAGAGAATCCGATAACCAATGGTAGGCATAGCACCTGGCAGATAGGCTCCAACAATAAAAATTCAGGTGGTATGCCCAATATGATAAGAATATCAGACGGTACCCCTAATTTCAATCTGGACCAAGCAGATTTGCATGGTCTGCAGGCCAAAACCTGATCAAACAGGTAAATAATGGTCAGTATGTACCTGTCTGACTGGTGTTATGAACAATGCTAAACTCTTTGGTACTTTGAAGATAGAGATTATTATACACCTAGTATACATTACATGTGCAGTGGCAGCACCATATAATCATGCACAAGACAGAGTACACTAACATGCAGCCTGTTATTGACACTATGGTATCAGCTCAACATGCTATACTCAACACCTGATACTCCAAAAGTTCCTAGTAcctttaaatatataataaagagTGTCAGCTGAAATCCAAAGGTAAATTTGCACAAAATACATATGAAAAGAAATGCCCCTGAAACAAATAAGAAGTAGAAGAATATATATGCCAAAAAAGATAGTGAGTTGCAAAATAACTCATATCCAACTTCAGACCTTTTTTTAGTAACCATCAATTGAACaggaattttaaaaaaaatacatgtCAATTTGGCAGGAGGATACATCCGAGGAAATAAGGAGCATAAAGATAAGAGAGTAAAATTGTTCTTCAAATTATTTTTGAAAGAAATGCACGAGTTAAAGGATACTAGGTGCTCCAGACCGTCGAATAGTCTTTTCTAAAATTCTAACCCTTTCCGCATTAAACTCACAAGCTATAATTTTACCCTTTCCCCTCATAAGTGCAGCAAGATGGACAGTTTTGTTTCCTGGAGCCGCACAAGCATCAAGAACCTTCATAAAGCATAACGTATTGTATTAtaaatatgtataattttataACAAACAGAAGTAGCAAGAATATAAATAATGTCATATAATCAGCATATCATCTCCCAGTCAGTGCTGTAATCAGCATACGGTTCCTtgtaaataaagaataaaatgatATCCTCTAAATTTAGAAAAATGGACCACAAAAGAGGAGGTCTTTGCACTGATCAAATGGCTTAATAAAATGCATTGTGCTGATTGAATATCTGACATGTAAAACTATACTCCaaccaaaaaaaatcataaacacttCTAAACCAAAAGAATGTCTTAGAAAAGAACTGGACTAGAAAACTAACATCAATTGCACTTGACGGAACAATGTTTAAATGAAAATCGCATAATCTTTTGAAATAAGCATTTCATTGGTATCTCCCAAGTTTTCCTTCTCTGAAGAAATGAATGACACTAAATTTCCTATGTATCAGATATATCATTGCCACGATGATGGGAAAAAAAATCTGGATATGGCAATCAGTGGATAATGAATAAAATCAATAACATATATTGCACTTTGATGTTCAAATGACAAGTCAATTATTTAAATGATAAAAGTCAAAGATACTAAATTTTCCCAAGTTACTATAAGTATCTTTCCCAACTTTTCTTTTTCCGCAGAAATGAATGACACCAAATTTCCTATGTATCACATCTATCATTGCCACAATGATGGGAAAATGAATCTCAATATGACAATCAGTGaatgacaaataaaaacaaaaacatcACTTTGAAGTTCAAATGACAAGTCAATTATTTAAATGATAAAAATCAAAGATATAAACAAAAATACTCTAACACAAAATTATAGAAATAAAATGGCTTctaaatttcttttattttctctctttGAAGTCAGTGACCATGTTTCTAATCATTTCAAAGAAATGGAGGGAGAAAATCCAATCATGATATGGTATTTCAACGTGAGTCATGCAATTAAAAATACCAATATGAATGCTTGAACTAGAGTATACTAAGAATACCTTCCAACCTGGTTTAGGACTTAATGCAATAGCCACCATTGAACTTGCTTTGCCCTGAAAAAACatgagaacaaacttaaaaacagTTAAAATAACAAACTTGAACTAATTGTGCTTCATTGATATGCTTATCTGTGCATCTACCTAATTCAGATGCATCAGCTAACGGATTCAAGATTGCACACACCAAGTGCATGAGACCAAAAACCAAGCatttttttttggcaaaaaaCATTAATGTTTTGACCATACAAGTTTGAACTGGATTTTACAAATATAACAGCTAAATGGTATATGGACCAGCAATTTCATCGAATCTCGTCCGAAATCAAGCTCCCTGGATGGTAAGCTGACAAATACCGAGTTGTACAGTGCAGTAAGCCTATCACTTAATACCGATACTCATTGTACCTtgttttatttcttcttcttcactcCACTCTACTGCCTTACTGCTGCCCAATGGGTAGCACTGGTTCAGCTTATTTTGTTTGGCAAGGATTTAAAATCTCGGTTGGGTGACAATTTCAATAATTTATCACACTGATGAGGAGTACAGTGTACAATTGCTTCAGGTAttacccaaaaaaataaaaaaaataaatttattggaACAAGACCATATGATCCTTTATCAGCCCATGGTTGCACTTGCACCAGTAAATATATCGATATCATATTGTACGGGCTGGTATTTGAATCAATGTCCGCCTCCTACCACTGGTATGTGTCTTCTGCCTCCACCTCCTCCGTGTTCTCCTCCActagttttcttcttctttgccttCTTTACCTCCCTATCCTCCTCTTCCTACCCTCTTCTCTACCTCCTCTCTGGTTCAGGTTATACACACATACCAAGAATCCATAAGTTATACCAAAACTATACCGATCTGGTTGCCATCCAGTATTGGCACCAGATCAAAACTTTAAACTGACTTGATTTGATTCTTCATCCAAATGGCTGCTAATACTCAGGGCTAGCATAATTAATGACTTCACATAGTTAATGATATACAttaatagcttgcaaacaaaaatTCTTCCCATAATACATATAATTGTTGACTTCACATAGTTGCTATGTACCTTGATCCAATACACCAATCATATTTTAAGATATACCCTATTTTTGTTTCAGTGTCAGTTCATCAAATTTCCATTATAATTAATCCAAGCAAATCATTAATTAGAAACATTAACAGGGATGAGATTTTTAATACAGAACACAAGCAACAAATAAGGCAAGAAGGTGACATACTAAAAGATATTATCTAAACACATCAAATAGACCTACCTGCAGGAAGAAACTTCCATTTAGAACCAAAGGATGATCATGCAAATCAATGCCAGATGGAAGAACTAACACATCCGGGATAGTGTCATCTCTTGAGACCTATTAAGAAACATGTTCAATCACCATCAAAGTTTCTATGGATTCATTAAATGAAAGTgcaaaaaagataaaagataaagaTCCTAAACAAAGAATGTGATAGATGGCCGAATATTAACCATTACAAATCAGTTCAGTCACTGAAGAAAAGGCAAATTTTCACCCTTTATTGCTTGCAAAAGAGCTTCttagccttctttttctttcaaaaattatataaaattgcaTTTCTTATCTTCATGTAGGATGTATAATATGATAAACTGACACAAAATTGCATAACCACTTCAGATCTAGGAATGTCAATGGGACGGGACAGGGGGTGGGGAATGCTTCTCTCATCCCCATCCCCGTCTCATCCCTCATCTCCACCCCATTCCCCATTTAGACAAGGCAAATATGGGGAATCCCCATTAGGTGCAAGAGAACCCGTGGGTTCACCATATTCTCCTAATTAATccatttcatttaaaaaaaataaaactattatcAAGATTAATTAACAATACTCAAATTTtcaaataataacaacaatattTGTAAAGTTTACACATCATAACAATATTCAAATACAAATATATCCAAATATAACCACAACCAAATAAAtacaaaataagaaaatatattaacAATTTTCTCCATTAAAAATATATCCAAATAAATTTACAAATTAAAAATTTTCCCCATCAATCCCACTTTTCCAATTTCCGTACTCACATATCCATGCAAGATAGATcctacataaataaaaaaaatgtataaTGTGTCAAAcaataaaaacttaaaaataaacaatattattaaaattaaaatacataTCAATTACCTCACAATTATCTTTAGCCTCCTCCAAGAATGAGCAATGTGTTGAATATGATATTAAACATTAATTTATTGCATAAGCAAAAATAA belongs to Musa acuminata AAA Group cultivar baxijiao chromosome BXJ3-5, Cavendish_Baxijiao_AAA, whole genome shotgun sequence and includes:
- the LOC135637623 gene encoding 25S rRNA (cytosine-C(5))-methyltransferase NSUN5-like isoform X1; translated protein: MSPRPPPPPPPPQGSLSKNRRMSSKNGAERSAYFARREAARVLRRVLQGDDARRATASIKSLVYSPSVRNKRATFALVCQTLKYLPILKDVLAATSILNRKWKKQEELIYVTAYDILFGQQTAVMGDVENFLVLHKDSLQTALARNSARHKVKKIEDMLQNNDVRVTKPRYIRVNTLKVDAESVIRELEKSNFVVSRDDTIPDVLVLPSGIDLHDHPLVLNGSFFLQGKASSMVAIALSPKPGWKVLDACAAPGNKTVHLAALMRGKGKIIACEFNAERVRILEKTIRRSGAPNVDIVNGDFLDINSSDPVFKEVRAILLDPSCSGSGISAERLDYLLPSYKKGDDADACNSERVKKLAAFQRKALLHALSFPAVERVVYSTCSVHQTENEDVIKSVLPLATSLNFELATPFPQWPHRGLPVFEGAEHLLRTDPAEATEGFFIALFVKKCNSANNKLSRRTVPGKSMPSLSMKFMRGTRCKPYPFCKMSAMWLYKHLAKQRTRKSGYLRRMTQKG
- the LOC135637623 gene encoding 25S rRNA (cytosine-C(5))-methyltransferase NSUN5-like isoform X3; protein product: MSPRPPPPPPPPQGSLSKNRRMSSKNGAERSAYFARREAARVLRRVLQGDDARRATASIKSLVYSPSVRNKRATFALVCQTLKYLPILKDVLAATSILNRKWKKQEELIYVTAYDILFGQVSRDDTIPDVLVLPSGIDLHDHPLVLNGSFFLQGKASSMVAIALSPKPGWKVLDACAAPGNKTVHLAALMRGKGKIIACEFNAERVRILEKTIRRSGAPNVDIVNGDFLDINSSDPVFKEVRAILLDPSCSGSGISAERLDYLLPSYKKGDDADACNSERVKKLAAFQRKALLHALSFPAVERVVYSTCSVHQTENEDVIKSVLPLATSLNFELATPFPQWPHRGLPVFEGAEHLLRTDPAEATEGFFIALFVKKCNSANNKLSRRTVPGKSMPSLSMKFMRGTRCKPYPFCKMSAMWLYKHLAKQRTRKSGYLRRMTQKG
- the LOC135637623 gene encoding 25S rRNA (cytosine-C(5))-methyltransferase NSUN5-like isoform X2 — its product is MSPRPPPPPPPPQGSLSKNRRMSSKNGAERSAYFARREAARVLRRVLQGDDARRATASIKSLVYSPSVRNKRATFALVCQTLKYLPILKDVLAATSILNRKWKKQEELIYVTAYDILFGQQTAVMGDVENFLVLHKDSLQTALARNSARHKVKKIEDMLQNNDVRVTKPRYIRVNTLKVDAESVIRELEKSNFVVSRDDTIPDVLVLPSGIDLHDHPLVLNGSFFLQGKASSMVAIALSPKPGWKVLDACAAPGNKTVHLAALMRGKGKIIACEFNAERVRILEKTIRRSGAPNVDIVNGDFLDINSSDPVFKEVRAILLDPSCSGSGISAERLDYLLPSYKKVPAVERVVYSTCSVHQTENEDVIKSVLPLATSLNFELATPFPQWPHRGLPVFEGAEHLLRTDPAEATEGFFIALFVKKCNSANNKLSRRTVPGKSMPSLSMKFMRGTRCKPYPFCKMSAMWLYKHLAKQRTRKSGYLRRMTQKG